In Electrophorus electricus isolate fEleEle1 chromosome 1, fEleEle1.pri, whole genome shotgun sequence, a single window of DNA contains:
- the LOC118242449 gene encoding extensin-like yields the protein MYGWWAKTPGELPMNIHPKPMNTRPKPINTRPKPINTHPKPMNTRPKPINTHPKHMNTHPKPMNTCPKPMNTHPKPMNTCPKPMNTRSKPMNTRPKPMNTHPKPINTHPKPMNTCPKPMNTHPKPMNTRPKPMNTRPKPINTRSKPMNTRSKPMNTRPTPMNTCPTPMNTHLKPMNTRSKPMNTRSKPMNTRPTPMNTRPKPMNTCPKPVNTRPKPMNTRPKPMNTRPKPINTRSKPMNTRSKPMNTRPTPMNTCPTPMNTHLKPMNTRSKPMNTRSKPMNTRPTPMNTCPKPINTRPKPMNTCPKPMNTHMSMRFHF from the coding sequence ATGTATGGATGGTGGGCTAAGACCCCAGGAGAGTTGCCCATGAACATCCACCCTAAACCCATGAACACCCGCCCTAAACCCATAAACACCCGCCCTAAACCCATAAACACCCACCCTAAACCCATGAACACCCGCCCTAAACCCATAAACACCCACCCTAAGCACATGAACACCCACCCTAAACCCATGAACACCTGCCCTAAACCCATGAACACCCACCCTAAACCCATGAACACCTGCCCTAAACCCATGAACACCCGCTCTAAACCCATGAACACCCGCCCTAAACCCATGAACACCCACCCTAAACCCATAAACACCCACCCTAAGCCCATGAACACCTGCCCTAAACCCATGAACACCCACCCTAAACCCATGAACACCCGCCCTAAACCCATGAACACCCGCCCTAAACCCATAAACACCCGCTCTAAACCCATGAACACCCGCTCTAAACCCATGAACACCCGTCCTACACCCATGAACACCTGTCCTACACCCATGAACACCCACCTTAAACCCATGAACACCCGCTCTAAACCCATGAACACCCGCTCTAAACCCATGAACACCCGTCCTACACCCATGAACACCCGCCCTAAACCCATGAACACCTGCCCTAAACCCGTGAACACCCGCCCTAAACCCATGAACACCCGCCCTAAACCCATGAACACCCGCCCTAAACCCATAAACACCCGCTCTAAACCCATGAACACCCGCTCTAAACCCATGAACACCCGTCCTACACCCATGAACACCTGTCCTACACCCATGAACACCCACCTTAAACCCATGAACACCCGCTCTAAACCCATGAACACCCGCTCTAAACCCATGAACACCCGTCCTACACCCATGAACACCTGCCCTAAACCCATAAACACCCGCCCTAAACCCATGAACACCTGCCCTAAACCCATGAACACCCACATGTCAATGCGATTTCATTTCTGA